A window from Enterocloster bolteae encodes these proteins:
- the rd gene encoding rubredoxin, with protein sequence MKKYVCDPCGWIYDPEVGDPDGGIEPGTAFEDIPDDWVCPLCGVGKDMFSVVEE encoded by the coding sequence ATGAAAAAATATGTATGTGATCCATGTGGATGGATATATGACCCTGAGGTAGGCGATCCGGACGGCGGAATCGAGCCGGGAACTGCATTTGAGGATATTCCGGATGATTGGGTATGTCCTCTCTGCGGGGTTGGAAAAGATATGTTCTCTGTTGTTGAAGAATAA
- a CDS encoding elongation factor G, with amino-acid sequence MNVYGTEQIRNVVLLGHGGAGKTTVAEALALLTGVTKRMGKVPDGNTISDYDKEEIKRQFSISTTLIPLEYEGEDGPIKINLLDTPGFFDFVGEVEEAISVADAAIIVVNCKAGIEPGTERAWEMCEKYNLPRLIFVTNMDDDHASYRELVVKLETKFGRKIAPFQLPIRENEKFVGFVNVVKMGGRRFTHLSDYEECEIPDYVQKNLTIARDALIEAVAETSEEYMERYFLGEEFTQEEISTALRTHVIEGDIVPVMMGSGINCQGFKVLLQAIDKYFPSPDHFECIGVDVSTGERFTAKYNDDVSLSARVFKTIVDPFIGKYSLMKICTGTLKGDTVVYNVNKDTEEKIGKLYILRGKDQIEVQELKAGDIGAVAKLTVTQTGDTMAVRTAPIVYHKPQTSTPYTYMAYKAVNKGEDDKVSTALAKMMEEDLTLKVVNDAENRQALLYGIGDQQLDVVISKLQSRYKVDVTLSQPKFAFRETLRKKVKVQGKHKKQSGGHGQYGDVIMEFEPSGDLETPYVFEEKVFGGSVPRNYFPAVEKGLQECVLKGPVAGYPVVGLKATLLDGSYHPVDSSEMAFKMATILAFKQGFMEANPVLLEPIASLKVTVPDKFTGDVMGDLNRRRGRVLGMNSNHNGKQVIEADIPMSELFGYNTDLRSMTGGLGDYSYEFSRYEQAPGDVQKREIEARAAAKDGE; translated from the coding sequence ATGAACGTATATGGAACTGAACAAATCCGCAACGTTGTATTACTTGGACATGGAGGCGCTGGTAAGACAACCGTTGCGGAAGCATTGGCGCTGCTGACTGGTGTTACAAAACGTATGGGCAAGGTGCCGGACGGAAACACCATCAGCGATTATGACAAGGAAGAAATCAAGAGACAGTTTTCTATCTCCACTACTCTGATTCCTCTGGAATATGAGGGCGAGGACGGGCCAATTAAGATTAACCTTCTGGATACGCCGGGATTTTTTGATTTTGTAGGAGAGGTTGAGGAGGCAATCAGTGTTGCCGATGCAGCCATTATCGTTGTCAACTGTAAGGCAGGTATTGAGCCTGGTACAGAGAGGGCATGGGAGATGTGCGAGAAGTACAACCTGCCCAGGCTGATTTTCGTCACAAATATGGACGATGACCATGCCAGCTATCGTGAGCTTGTGGTTAAGCTGGAGACTAAGTTCGGACGTAAGATTGCCCCGTTCCAGCTGCCAATCCGTGAAAATGAAAAGTTCGTAGGTTTCGTCAATGTGGTAAAGATGGGCGGACGCCGTTTCACTCATTTAAGTGATTATGAGGAGTGTGAGATTCCTGATTATGTCCAGAAAAACCTGACCATTGCCAGGGACGCCCTCATTGAAGCCGTTGCCGAGACCAGTGAAGAATATATGGAGCGTTATTTCCTTGGAGAAGAGTTTACCCAGGAGGAGATTTCCACCGCGCTGAGGACCCATGTTATTGAAGGGGACATCGTTCCTGTCATGATGGGGTCCGGCATTAACTGCCAGGGCTTTAAGGTCCTGCTGCAGGCCATTGACAAATACTTCCCGTCACCTGACCATTTTGAGTGTATCGGCGTGGATGTTTCCACGGGCGAGCGCTTTACAGCCAAGTACAACGACGATGTATCCCTGTCCGCCAGGGTATTCAAGACCATTGTGGACCCATTCATCGGCAAGTACTCACTGATGAAAATTTGTACCGGTACCCTTAAGGGCGACACGGTGGTGTACAATGTGAATAAGGATACTGAGGAAAAGATCGGCAAACTCTATATCCTGCGTGGTAAGGATCAGATTGAGGTGCAGGAGCTGAAAGCAGGCGACATCGGAGCTGTTGCAAAGCTGACTGTGACCCAGACCGGCGATACCATGGCTGTGCGCACGGCACCCATTGTATACCATAAGCCCCAGACCTCCACACCATACACATACATGGCATATAAGGCTGTGAACAAGGGCGAGGATGACAAGGTATCCACGGCTCTGGCTAAGATGATGGAAGAAGATTTAACCCTTAAGGTGGTCAACGACGCTGAGAACCGTCAGGCCCTGTTATACGGCATAGGGGATCAGCAGCTGGATGTGGTAATCAGCAAGCTGCAGAGCCGCTATAAGGTGGATGTGACCTTAAGCCAGCCTAAGTTTGCATTCCGCGAGACCCTGCGCAAGAAAGTAAAGGTACAGGGCAAGCATAAGAAACAGTCCGGCGGACACGGACAGTATGGCGATGTCATCATGGAATTTGAGCCATCCGGCGATTTGGAGACACCGTATGTATTTGAGGAAAAGGTATTCGGCGGTTCCGTGCCAAGGAACTACTTCCCGGCTGTTGAGAAGGGACTGCAGGAATGCGTATTAAAGGGACCTGTGGCAGGATATCCGGTTGTGGGCTTAAAGGCCACTCTTTTGGATGGTTCTTATCACCCGGTGGATTCCTCGGAGATGGCATTTAAGATGGCCACCATCCTTGCCTTTAAGCAGGGCTTTATGGAAGCAAATCCCGTGCTCCTTGAACCCATTGCCTCCCTTAAGGTAACTGTTCCGGATAAGTTTACAGGCGATGTCATGGGCGATTTAAACCGCAGAAGAGGACGCGTGCTGGGTATGAATTCCAATCACAACGGCAAGCAGGTCATTGAGGCGGATATTCCTATGTCTGAACTTTTTGGATATAATACAGACCTTCGCTCCATGACAGGCGGTCTGGGCGATTATTCCTATGAATTCAGCCGCTATGAGCAGGCTCCCGGCGATGTACAGAAACGTGAGATAGAGGCAAGGGCTGCAGCTAAGGACGGCGAATAA
- a CDS encoding CPBP family intramembrane glutamic endopeptidase, with the protein MIYDNENRGRAWEPAPQMQASQHSPQPDSQQDPQHSPQPDSPQAPRQAAAMERRQRKQFSHVGLAAAAFMLLTLAAQVVVMVLVELLNSLLGDFIDFYGFSGRMLMSSLPMYLVAFPAVAGLLQLVPKCGAPQKEQWGFWKFASFFVIAVGIGLAGNILGRLVGLLQPSGPDSAELDQLIRNSSLWVNLLTTVIMAPVVEELFFRKLVMDRLLGYGQKTAIIISGIMFGMAHGNFSQFFYAFGIGILWAYVYAKTGKVRYTIGFHMLFNLLGGVITVELSKGAQGLAEGPWMIRQIESILGVDMGWLVTAFSSIMILAYLFFMLACLIAAITLIIMYRRQITFQPGQWPLRKGRAFQTAFLNVGMIVYFVICCGLFILNW; encoded by the coding sequence ATGATATACGATAATGAAAACCGGGGAAGGGCCTGGGAGCCTGCCCCGCAGATGCAGGCTTCGCAGCACAGCCCGCAGCCTGATTCGCAGCAGGACCCGCAGCACAGCCCGCAGCCTGATTCGCCGCAGGCCCCGCGGCAGGCAGCTGCCATGGAGAGGCGCCAGAGGAAGCAGTTCTCACATGTGGGGCTGGCTGCTGCGGCCTTCATGCTGCTTACCCTGGCAGCCCAGGTAGTGGTCATGGTCCTGGTGGAGCTGCTTAATTCTCTGCTGGGTGATTTTATTGATTTCTATGGATTTTCGGGGCGTATGCTTATGTCGTCCCTGCCCATGTACCTGGTGGCCTTTCCGGCGGTGGCAGGACTGCTCCAGCTTGTGCCAAAGTGCGGGGCGCCCCAGAAGGAGCAGTGGGGATTCTGGAAATTCGCGTCCTTCTTTGTCATTGCAGTGGGAATCGGGCTGGCAGGAAATATTCTGGGCAGGCTGGTAGGGCTTTTACAGCCATCAGGCCCTGATTCCGCTGAATTGGACCAGCTTATCAGAAATTCCAGCCTGTGGGTCAATCTGCTGACAACGGTCATTATGGCCCCTGTGGTGGAGGAGCTTTTTTTCAGGAAGCTGGTCATGGACCGGCTGCTGGGATATGGACAGAAAACGGCAATCATCATATCCGGCATTATGTTCGGCATGGCCCACGGTAATTTTTCCCAGTTCTTTTATGCCTTTGGCATAGGAATTCTCTGGGCCTACGTGTATGCAAAGACAGGGAAGGTGAGATACACCATAGGGTTTCATATGCTGTTCAACCTGTTGGGCGGCGTCATCACCGTGGAACTGTCAAAGGGGGCCCAGGGACTGGCAGAGGGACCGTGGATGATCCGGCAGATTGAATCTATTTTGGGAGTTGACATGGGGTGGCTGGTGACAGCGTTTTCCTCCATCATGATACTGGCATATCTGTTTTTCATGCTGGCCTGTCTCATTGCAGCCATTACTCTTATCATTATGTACCGGCGCCAGATTACCTTTCAGCCGGGACAGTGGCCCCTGAGAAAGGGGAGAGCTTTTCAGACAGCGTTTTTGAATGTGGGGATGATTGTCTATTTTGTCATATGCTGCGGTTTGTTTATATTAAATTGGTGA
- a CDS encoding putative bifunctional diguanylate cyclase/phosphodiesterase, whose protein sequence is MEEQQNSFKDSFLAAVLDQMDTNFYITDVETDEILYMNKTMKETFGLIRPEGCVCWQVLQKDMKGRCPYCKIRQLEQMEDNKICVWRETNSVTGRKYRNYDSLIQWKGKLYHIQNSVDMTEYDQISETARTDELTRMLNRRGGSERLIRALEQGSRENQIVTVVLYDINELKSVNDRYGHSEGDKLLQYVASIAKECLGRLDFMYRLSGDEFVMVFYGRDMNAADESMKRLLTRAGQERERLLKEYDVSFSYGIAEVYPGEMGSVEDIISRADEQMYIQKRGYHIDRAKRRLEEKPESGDETFDYAGGSLYEALSASTDDYIFVGNMKTGVFRYPQAMVEEFGLPGQTVREAAAFWGQLIHPHDEAYFLESNQSIADGREDYHNIEYRARNVRGEWIWLRCRGKMLRDKDGQPELFAGMISNLGKKNQIDHMTGLYNKYEFEGNIKKYLAGRKSMDSIGLMVLDMDSFKNINDLYDRSFGDEVLRITAQKAASMLPPNAMLYRLDGDEFGILLLEGDAKEAARIYGKLQQNFCRQQEYGGRKYFCTLSAGYAGYPEDGSNYLELLKSANYSLEYSKMMGKNRMTVFSRDILADRERRLELMELLRESVERGFAGFTIHYQPQVDTLSGRLCGAEALARWHCSKYGDVSPGEFIPLMEQSGLIIPFGQWILSHSMAQCLEWSRSKPDFQISVNLSYIQLTQGDFISFLRTVLEENSLAPSRLIMELTETYLAKAEEDTLRLIAQMKELGVKIAMDDFGVGYSSLFSLKSIPVDVVKIDRGFVKGITSDLFNATFIRSITDLCHDVGRKVCLEGVETKEEYEAVRELGMEYIQGYYFGRPMSARQFEDRLKE, encoded by the coding sequence ATGGAAGAACAGCAAAACTCATTTAAGGATTCATTCCTGGCAGCTGTTTTGGACCAGATGGACACCAATTTCTATATAACGGATGTAGAAACAGATGAAATCCTTTATATGAATAAAACCATGAAAGAAACCTTCGGGCTTATAAGGCCGGAAGGCTGTGTCTGTTGGCAGGTGCTGCAAAAGGACATGAAGGGCCGGTGCCCTTACTGTAAAATCAGGCAGCTGGAACAGATGGAGGACAATAAAATCTGTGTCTGGCGCGAGACCAATTCTGTGACCGGCAGAAAATACAGGAATTATGACAGCCTGATTCAGTGGAAGGGGAAGCTTTACCACATACAGAATTCTGTGGATATGACGGAATATGACCAGATTTCAGAGACAGCCCGCACCGATGAGCTGACGCGCATGCTAAACCGCAGGGGAGGCAGCGAACGCCTTATACGGGCCCTGGAGCAGGGGAGCCGTGAGAACCAGATAGTGACCGTGGTACTGTATGATATCAATGAGCTGAAATCGGTCAATGACCGGTATGGACACAGCGAGGGGGACAAGCTTCTTCAGTACGTGGCATCCATAGCCAAGGAGTGCCTTGGAAGGCTGGATTTCATGTACCGTCTCAGCGGTGATGAGTTTGTCATGGTATTTTATGGGCGTGATATGAACGCGGCAGACGAAAGCATGAAGCGGCTCTTAACCAGGGCAGGTCAGGAACGAGAACGCCTGCTCAAGGAGTATGATGTCTCTTTCAGCTACGGAATCGCAGAGGTCTATCCGGGGGAAATGGGATCGGTGGAGGACATCATATCCCGGGCGGATGAGCAGATGTATATACAGAAGAGAGGATATCATATAGATCGTGCCAAGCGCAGGCTTGAAGAGAAACCTGAGAGCGGGGATGAGACTTTTGATTATGCCGGCGGAAGCCTCTATGAAGCGCTGTCAGCCAGCACGGATGATTATATTTTTGTGGGAAATATGAAAACCGGGGTGTTCCGCTATCCCCAGGCCATGGTGGAGGAATTCGGACTGCCGGGGCAGACGGTCAGGGAGGCAGCCGCATTTTGGGGGCAGCTGATTCATCCTCATGATGAAGCCTATTTTCTGGAGAGTAATCAGAGTATAGCGGACGGAAGAGAGGATTATCATAATATAGAATACCGGGCCAGGAATGTGAGAGGGGAATGGATATGGCTGCGGTGCCGGGGGAAGATGCTCAGAGATAAGGACGGACAGCCGGAGCTGTTTGCCGGCATGATTAGTAATCTGGGCAAAAAAAACCAGATTGACCATATGACCGGCCTGTACAACAAATACGAATTTGAGGGAAATATCAAGAAATACCTGGCAGGCCGCAAAAGTATGGATTCTATCGGCCTTATGGTGCTGGACATGGATTCCTTTAAAAATATCAATGATCTGTACGACCGTTCTTTTGGGGATGAGGTCCTGCGGATTACGGCCCAGAAGGCGGCATCCATGCTTCCGCCCAATGCCATGCTCTATCGGCTGGATGGGGATGAATTCGGCATCCTCCTCCTGGAAGGGGATGCAAAAGAAGCTGCCCGCATATATGGTAAGCTTCAGCAGAATTTCTGCAGGCAGCAGGAGTACGGGGGAAGGAAATACTTCTGTACCCTGTCGGCGGGGTATGCTGGTTATCCTGAGGATGGGAGTAATTATCTGGAGCTCCTTAAGAGCGCCAACTATTCTCTGGAATACTCCAAAATGATGGGAAAGAACCGGATGACCGTGTTTTCCAGGGATATCCTGGCTGACAGGGAGCGGCGGCTGGAGCTGATGGAGCTTTTGCGGGAGAGCGTGGAGCGCGGCTTTGCGGGATTCACCATCCATTACCAGCCCCAGGTAGACACATTGTCGGGCAGGCTCTGCGGAGCTGAGGCTCTTGCCAGATGGCACTGCAGCAAATACGGGGATGTTTCTCCCGGCGAGTTTATCCCTTTGATGGAGCAGAGCGGCTTAATCATTCCTTTTGGACAGTGGATACTGAGCCATAGTATGGCCCAGTGCCTGGAATGGAGCCGGTCAAAGCCGGATTTCCAGATTAGTGTGAATCTGTCTTATATCCAGCTTACCCAGGGGGATTTTATTTCCTTCCTCAGGACGGTGCTGGAGGAAAACAGCCTGGCGCCGTCCAGACTCATTATGGAACTGACCGAGACATACCTGGCAAAGGCAGAGGAGGACACCCTGCGCCTGATTGCACAGATGAAGGAACTTGGGGTAAAAATTGCCATGGATGATTTCGGGGTGGGGTATTCGTCTTTGTTTTCACTGAAAAGTATCCCCGTGGATGTGGTGAAGATAGACAGGGGATTTGTGAAGGGGATCACCTCAGACCTCTTTAATGCTACCTTTATCCGATCCATCACCGACTTGTGCCATGATGTGGGCAGGAAGGTATGCCTGGAGGGCGTGGAGACGAAAGAGGAGTATGAGGCTGTAAGGGAACTGGGAATGGAATATATACAGGGATATTATTTCGGGCGCCCTATGAGCGCCCGGCAGTTTGAAGACAGATTAAAGGAATAG
- a CDS encoding citrate synthase, whose protein sequence is MVKESFLAQFYGKSQNYTDIPNKWYKEYNVKKGLRNEDGTGVRIGLTRVADVVGYEETDGGIKAIPGRLLYRGVDVLDLVKGKKESHFGYEETCFLLLFGYLPKKAELEKFCNVVRHCYTIPDEFVEMNLLRLPGKNLMNKLQDAVLTLYNYDDDPDNIDVYQTLVKGVNLLAKLPSIACYAYQSKVHYYDRESLFIHYANPEYSIAENFLSLLRKDQKFTSKEANLLDTILMLHADHGGGNNSTFTNVVIASTGTDIYSTVCGGIGSLKGPRHGGANIKVAEMMDAVLAETGGYDADDKKIRQAVEKLMAGELYDRSGLVYGFGHAVYTVSDPRAEVLRACCMEVAKEQKHTRELDFYMRFERIAKEVMEEIKGKALPTNVDFYSGFAYGMLRIPRDLYTPLFVCSRVVGWVAHNIENKLYDGRIMRPATKYVGDNMDYVPMSER, encoded by the coding sequence ATGGTTAAGGAGAGTTTTCTGGCACAGTTTTATGGGAAGTCGCAGAATTACACGGATATTCCTAATAAATGGTATAAAGAGTACAATGTAAAGAAGGGCCTCAGGAATGAGGACGGAACCGGTGTGCGGATAGGCCTTACCAGGGTGGCCGACGTAGTGGGATATGAGGAGACAGACGGAGGAATCAAGGCCATTCCCGGACGGCTTCTCTACCGGGGCGTGGATGTACTGGACCTGGTAAAGGGGAAGAAGGAGAGCCATTTCGGGTATGAGGAAACCTGTTTCCTTTTGCTGTTCGGATATCTGCCGAAGAAAGCTGAACTGGAAAAGTTCTGTAATGTGGTGAGGCACTGCTACACCATTCCGGATGAGTTCGTGGAAATGAACCTGCTGCGCCTTCCTGGCAAGAATCTGATGAATAAGCTTCAGGACGCGGTCCTTACCCTGTATAATTACGATGACGATCCGGACAATATTGATGTATACCAGACCCTGGTCAAGGGTGTTAACCTGTTGGCAAAGCTGCCCTCCATTGCCTGCTACGCTTATCAGAGCAAGGTGCATTATTATGACAGGGAAAGCCTGTTCATCCATTATGCAAATCCGGAATATTCCATTGCCGAGAATTTCCTAAGCCTACTGAGAAAGGACCAGAAATTCACCTCCAAGGAAGCGAATCTGCTGGATACCATACTGATGCTTCATGCGGATCACGGCGGCGGCAACAACTCCACCTTTACCAATGTTGTGATTGCATCCACGGGCACAGACATCTATTCCACGGTATGCGGCGGTATCGGCTCCCTTAAGGGACCGCGCCACGGCGGCGCCAATATCAAGGTGGCAGAGATGATGGATGCGGTGCTGGCTGAAACCGGCGGCTATGATGCAGACGATAAGAAGATCCGTCAGGCAGTGGAGAAGCTGATGGCAGGAGAACTCTATGACCGTTCCGGCCTTGTATACGGTTTCGGCCATGCTGTCTACACGGTGTCCGATCCCCGTGCAGAGGTCTTAAGGGCCTGCTGCATGGAGGTGGCCAAGGAGCAGAAGCATACCAGGGAGCTGGACTTCTATATGCGCTTTGAGCGTATTGCCAAGGAAGTAATGGAGGAAATCAAGGGCAAGGCCCTTCCCACCAATGTGGATTTCTACAGCGGGTTTGCATACGGTATGCTGCGGATTCCAAGGGATTTATACACACCTCTGTTTGTGTGCAGCCGCGTTGTGGGCTGGGTGGCCCATAATATTGAGAATAAGCTGTATGACGGCCGTATTATGCGTCCGGCCACCAAGTATGTAGGCGACAATATGGATTATGTGCCTATGTCCGAGAGATAG
- a CDS encoding Crp/Fnr family transcriptional regulator has protein sequence MTEYFQKNLFKDISIDEYKKLLSCLDGRTKQFKAGETICDYDEGFHEIGIIGKGTASVVRYEYNGARTILERLGPQDIFGHLLSYEGSEHAGISVVCDSPCDILFIHYATIGSPCTRSCAHHHQLTQNLLDLISERALNLSRRVEVLSQRTIREKLICYFMQLAAQAKASSFSLPFTMVDLADYLSIDRSAMTRELKRMKEEGLIEMDKRCVRLFL, from the coding sequence ATGACAGAATATTTTCAGAAAAATCTATTTAAAGACATTTCCATTGATGAGTATAAAAAACTGCTCTCCTGCCTGGACGGAAGAACAAAACAGTTTAAGGCTGGCGAGACCATATGCGATTACGATGAAGGCTTTCATGAAATCGGCATCATCGGCAAAGGCACTGCCTCCGTTGTCCGCTATGAATACAACGGAGCCAGAACCATCCTGGAACGCCTGGGTCCCCAGGACATCTTCGGCCATCTGCTTTCCTACGAGGGCAGCGAACATGCCGGTATCAGCGTTGTCTGTGACAGCCCCTGTGACATTCTCTTCATCCACTACGCCACCATCGGTTCTCCCTGTACCAGGTCCTGCGCCCACCATCACCAGCTGACCCAAAATCTGCTGGACCTGATTTCGGAGCGGGCCTTAAACTTAAGCCGCAGGGTGGAGGTTCTGTCCCAGCGCACCATCCGCGAAAAGCTCATATGTTACTTCATGCAGCTGGCCGCTCAGGCCAAAGCCTCTTCCTTCAGCCTTCCCTTTACCATGGTTGACCTGGCCGATTACCTTTCCATTGACCGCAGCGCCATGACAAGGGAGCTGAAACGAATGAAGGAGGAAGGGCTGATTGAGATGGACAAGCGCTGTGTCCGCCTATTCCTTTAA
- a CDS encoding hydratase — protein MVSLYDSGIYLVNGTEIVPESESGKVKKLTGRDADQASARKGTIAYSILEAHNTSGDMEHLKLRFDSMASHDITFVGIVQTAKASGMETFPIPYVLTNCHNTLCAVGGTINEDDHMFGLSAAKKYGGIYVPPHIAVIHQYMREMMAGCGRMILGSDSHTRYGALGTMAIGEGGGELVKQLLKDTYDVAYPGVVAVYLDGAPRPGTGPQDIALAIIGAVFKNGYVKNKVMEFVGPGVASMTTDYRNGVDVMTTETTCLSSIWKTDSDTRAYLAKHHREEDYKELAPADVAYYDGCVYVDLSTVKPMIALPFHPSNTYEIDEFKANLDDILGMVEAEAAKVSGGKASFTLRDKIEGGQLMVQQAVIAGCAGGTYSNVMEAARVLKGKNCGCDEFSLAVYPSSQPVFADLVKKGAVSDLMDAGAIIRTAFCGPCFGAGDTPCNNGLSIRHTTRNFPNREGSKPGNGQMAAVALMDARSIAATAANGGRLTSAWELEGWDNVPEYEFDDISYKNRVYMGYNKGDGEKELVYGPNIKDWPEMSPLADNILLKVCSKIMDPVTTTDELIPSGETSSYRSNPLGLAEFTLSRRDPEYVGRAKEVDKLEKARTKEGAAKEVELEPVLEKLFDAIRGIEGNENVTVQDTEVGSMIYAVKPGDGSAREQAASCQRVIGGLANICKEYATKRYRSNVMNWGMVPFQMEEDPCFEVGDYIYVPGVRKALDGDLKDIKAYVLGKEGSSIRTLDLYIADMTAEEREIVKAGCLINYNRGRH, from the coding sequence ATGGTATCATTGTATGACAGCGGTATTTATCTGGTTAACGGCACTGAAATCGTACCGGAATCAGAGAGCGGAAAGGTAAAGAAACTGACCGGCAGGGATGCTGACCAGGCATCCGCCAGGAAAGGGACCATTGCCTACTCCATTCTGGAGGCCCACAACACATCCGGCGACATGGAACATCTGAAGCTGCGGTTTGACAGCATGGCATCCCATGACATCACCTTCGTGGGTATTGTACAGACAGCCAAGGCTTCGGGAATGGAGACGTTCCCGATTCCTTATGTATTGACAAATTGCCACAATACTCTGTGCGCGGTGGGAGGGACCATCAATGAGGATGACCACATGTTCGGCCTGTCTGCGGCTAAGAAATATGGGGGCATCTATGTTCCTCCGCATATTGCGGTCATTCATCAGTACATGAGGGAGATGATGGCAGGATGCGGCAGAATGATACTTGGTTCCGACAGCCATACCCGTTACGGGGCCCTGGGAACCATGGCCATAGGTGAAGGCGGCGGGGAGCTGGTGAAGCAGCTTCTTAAGGATACATATGATGTGGCATATCCGGGTGTTGTAGCCGTTTATCTGGACGGTGCGCCCCGGCCGGGAACCGGTCCCCAGGATATTGCCCTGGCTATCATCGGAGCCGTGTTTAAGAACGGATATGTAAAGAATAAGGTGATGGAGTTCGTGGGGCCGGGCGTGGCTTCCATGACAACCGATTACCGCAATGGCGTGGACGTCATGACCACAGAGACCACCTGCCTGTCATCTATATGGAAGACGGACAGTGACACCAGGGCTTATCTGGCCAAGCACCACAGGGAGGAAGATTATAAGGAACTGGCTCCCGCGGATGTGGCATACTATGACGGCTGCGTATACGTGGATCTGTCCACGGTAAAGCCCATGATTGCCCTTCCCTTCCATCCCAGCAATACATACGAGATTGACGAGTTTAAGGCCAACCTGGACGATATACTGGGCATGGTGGAAGCAGAGGCTGCCAAGGTATCGGGCGGAAAGGCATCCTTTACCCTGAGGGATAAGATTGAGGGGGGCCAGCTCATGGTTCAGCAGGCAGTTATCGCTGGCTGCGCAGGAGGCACCTATTCAAACGTAATGGAAGCTGCCCGCGTATTAAAGGGAAAGAACTGCGGCTGCGACGAGTTCTCCCTGGCAGTATACCCGTCTTCTCAGCCTGTCTTTGCGGACCTGGTGAAGAAGGGGGCTGTGTCCGACCTGATGGACGCAGGCGCCATTATACGGACTGCGTTCTGCGGCCCCTGCTTCGGCGCAGGCGATACGCCCTGCAACAATGGTCTGAGTATCCGCCATACCACCAGAAATTTCCCCAACAGGGAAGGATCCAAACCAGGCAACGGACAGATGGCCGCGGTTGCCCTGATGGACGCGCGTTCCATTGCAGCCACGGCAGCCAACGGAGGAAGGCTTACCTCCGCATGGGAGCTTGAGGGCTGGGACAATGTGCCTGAGTATGAATTTGACGACATTTCCTATAAGAACCGGGTATACATGGGTTACAACAAAGGCGACGGGGAAAAGGAGCTGGTCTACGGACCGAATATCAAGGACTGGCCGGAGATGAGTCCTCTGGCAGACAATATTCTCCTGAAGGTATGTTCCAAAATCATGGACCCTGTGACCACCACCGATGAGCTGATTCCTTCCGGCGAGACTTCATCTTACCGGTCCAATCCCCTGGGACTGGCAGAATTCACTTTGTCCAGAAGGGACCCGGAGTATGTGGGAAGGGCCAAGGAAGTGGATAAGCTGGAAAAAGCCAGAACAAAGGAGGGCGCGGCCAAGGAAGTGGAGCTGGAGCCTGTTTTGGAGAAGCTCTTTGACGCCATCCGCGGCATTGAAGGCAATGAGAATGTGACGGTTCAGGACACGGAAGTGGGCAGCATGATTTATGCTGTAAAACCTGGCGACGGATCTGCCAGGGAACAGGCAGCCAGCTGCCAGAGAGTCATTGGAGGCCTGGCCAATATCTGTAAGGAATACGCCACCAAGCGTTACCGCTCCAATGTGATGAACTGGGGCATGGTTCCCTTCCAGATGGAGGAGGATCCCTGCTTCGAGGTGGGAGATTATATTTATGTTCCGGGCGTAAGGAAAGCCCTGGACGGGGATTTAAAGGATATTAAGGCTTATGTGCTGGGAAAAGAGGGCAGCAGCATAAGAACCCTGGATTTGTATATTGCGGATATGACGGCAGAGGAGCGGGAAATCGTAAAGGCCGGCTGTCTGATTAACTATAACAGGGGCAGACACTGA